The proteins below are encoded in one region of Kogia breviceps isolate mKogBre1 chromosome 8, mKogBre1 haplotype 1, whole genome shotgun sequence:
- the BARHL1 gene encoding barH-like 1 homeobox protein, with translation MEGSNGFGIDSILSHRAGSPALPKGDPLLGDCRSPLELSPRSESSSDCSSPASPGRDCLETGAPRPGGASGPGLDSHLQPGQLSAPAQSRTVTSSFLIRDILADCKPLAACAPYSSSGQPAAPEPGGRLAAKAGEDFREKLDKSSSNASSDSEYKVKEEGDREISSSRDSPPVRLKKPRKARTAFTDHQLAQLERSFERQKYLSVQDRMELAASLNLTDTQVKTWYQNRRTKWKRQTAVGLELLAEAGNYSALQRMFPSPYFYPQSLVSNLDPGAALYLYRGPSAPPPALQRPLVPRILIHGLQGASEPPPPLPPLAGVLPRAAQPR, from the exons ATGGAAGGCTCCAATGGCTTTGGGATCGACTCCATTCTCTCCCACCGAGCGGGCAGCCCCGCCCTTCCCAAGGGGGACCCCTTGCTCGGGGACTGTCGCTCGCCCCTGGAGCTGAGTCCGCGCTCGGAGAGCAGCAGCGACTGCTCCTCACCAGCCTCGCCAGGAAGGGACTGTTTGGAGACGGGCGCCCCACGGCCTGGCGGGGCTTCGGGCCCAGGTTTGGACTCCCACCTGCAGCCCGGGCAGCTCTCGGCCCCAGCCCAGTCTCGCACCGTGACCTCCTCCTTTCTGATCAGGGACATCCTCGCTGACTGCAAACCACTCGCGGCCTGTGCACCCTACTCTAGCAGCGGGCAGCCAGCCGCTCCTGAGCCTGGGGGCCGTCTTGCGGCCAAGGCTGGGGAGGACTTTAGAGAAAAGCTGGACAAAAGTAGCAGCAACGCCTCATCGGACTCTGAGTATAAAG TGAAGGAGGAGGGCGACCGGGAGATCTCCAGCTCGAGGGACAGCCCCCCGGTGCGCCTGAAAAAGCCGCGCAAGGCGCGCACGGCCTTCACCGACCACCAGCTAGCGCAGCTGGAGCGCAGCTTCGAGAGGCAGAAGTACCTGAGCGTGCAGGACCGCATGGAGCTCGCGGCCTCGCTCAACCTCACCGACACGCAGGTCAAGACCTGGTACCAGAACCGCAG GACTAAATGGAAGCGACAGACGGCCGTCGGGCTGGAGCTGCTGGCGGAGGCGGGCAATTACTCAGCGCTCCAGCGGATGTTCCCGTCGCCTTATTTCTACCCGCAGAGTCTAGTTTCCAACCTGGATCCCGGCGCCGCGCTCTATCTGTACCGCGGGCCCAGCGCGCCGCCGCCCGCCCTGCAGAGACCTCTGGTGCCGCGCATCCTCATCCACGGACTCCAGGGCGCCAGCGAGCCGCCCCCGCCGCTGCCCCCGCTGGCCGGCGTCCTCCCGCGGGCCGCGCAGCCTCGGTGA